One genomic window of Candidatus Babeliales bacterium includes the following:
- a CDS encoding RNA-binding protein, which translates to MNIYLGNLSYSATESTVKDLFEGYGQVTTAKIVADKFTGSSRGFGFVEMPNDDEAQRAIAELNGKDFQGRKMVVNESRPREATGRENRAPRREGGYNNTSSSSNSRDGGRNFRY; encoded by the coding sequence ATGAATATTTATCTCGGAAATCTTTCCTACTCAGCGACTGAAAGCACAGTTAAAGATCTTTTTGAAGGTTACGGACAAGTAACAACTGCAAAAATCGTTGCTGACAAATTCACTGGTTCATCCCGTGGTTTTGGTTTTGTTGAAATGCCAAATGATGACGAAGCTCAAAGAGCTATCGCTGAACTCAATGGCAAAGACTTTCAAGGTCGCAAAATGGTTGTTAATGAATCTCGTCCACGTGAAGCAACTGGTCGCGAAAACCGCGCACCTCGTCGTGAAGGTGGCTACAATAACACCAGTAGCAGTAGCAACAGCCGTGATGGTGGAAGAAATTTCCGCTACTAA
- a CDS encoding RNA-binding protein has protein sequence MNIYLGNLSYSATENTIRELFEGYGQVTTAKIVTDKFTGSSRGFGFVEMPNDDEAQKAIAELNGKDFEGRKIVVNESRPRETTGSNNRPPRREGGYNGGGRDGGGRNSRY, from the coding sequence ATGAATATTTATCTCGGAAATCTTTCCTATTCTGCTACAGAAAACACAATTAGAGAACTTTTTGAAGGTTACGGACAAGTAACAACTGCAAAAATCGTCACTGACAAATTCACTGGTTCATCCCGTGGTTTTGGTTTTGTCGAAATGCCAAATGATGACGAAGCTCAAAAAGCTATCGCTGAACTCAATGGTAAAGATTTTGAAGGACGCAAAATAGTTGTTAATGAATCTCGTCCACGCGAAACAACTGGTAGCAACAATCGCCCTCCTCGTCGTGAAGGTGGTTACAATGGTGGTGGTCGTGATGGCGGCGGAAGAAATTCTCGCTACTAA
- a CDS encoding RNA-binding protein, producing MNIYVGNLPYSATENSMKELFETYGQVTTAKIVTDKFTGSSRGFGFVEMPNADEAQKAIDELNGKDFEGRKIVVNESRPRETTGRDNRPPRREGGYNGGGRDGGGRNSRY from the coding sequence ATGAACATTTATGTTGGAAATCTTCCTTATTCTGCTACAGAAAATTCGATGAAAGAATTGTTCGAAACCTACGGACAAGTAACAACTGCAAAAATCGTTACTGATAAATTTACTGGCTCATCTCGTGGTTTTGGCTTTGTTGAAATGCCAAATGCTGACGAAGCTCAAAAAGCTATTGATGAACTTAATGGTAAAGATTTTGAAGGACGTAAAATAGTTGTTAATGAGTCTCGCCCACGTGAAACAACTGGACGTGATAACCGCCCTCCTCGTCGTGAAGGTGGATACAATGGTGGCGGTCGTGATGGCGGCGGAAGAAATTCTCGCTACTAA
- a CDS encoding urea ABC transporter substrate-binding protein: protein MTKKWYLILAIFPICIISLLLWYILSLSQSQKTIKVGILHSLTGDLAISEKPVADATLLAIREVNAAGGIFGKKIEALLVDGQSNETVFAAQAERLIKEENVVAIFGCWTSPSRIMVKDVVEKYNSVLFYPVQFEGLEDSKHIVYTSTTPNQQIIPGVTWCMQHLGKKFFLVGSDHILHEIIKDVVFAYNGTIVGEEYLALNDKNINPIVQKIVDSKPDVILNNLEGDSNILFFTELRRRGITPEKIPTMSFSISEPELQLFNTDSMTGDYAAWSYFERIDTLENKIFVKKFEDMYGEKQTVSDAMEAAYFGVYLWKQAVEKAQSTEPKLVLPALYNQAFNAPQGIIHIAEKSLQTWSLGRVGKIRSDKQFTILWSSQKSIKPEPYPPTRSIDEWHAARAKISELESRQ from the coding sequence ATGACAAAAAAATGGTACCTAATCCTCGCAATCTTCCCTATTTGCATCATCAGCCTTCTCCTGTGGTACATACTCTCTCTGTCTCAATCACAAAAAACGATTAAAGTAGGCATTCTCCATTCGCTCACAGGAGACTTAGCCATTAGTGAAAAGCCCGTTGCCGATGCAACACTCCTTGCAATCAGAGAAGTAAATGCTGCAGGGGGAATTTTTGGAAAAAAAATTGAAGCTCTTCTTGTTGATGGACAATCGAATGAAACTGTATTTGCTGCACAAGCAGAACGTCTCATAAAAGAAGAAAACGTTGTCGCTATTTTTGGATGCTGGACATCACCAAGCAGAATAATGGTAAAAGATGTTGTTGAAAAATATAACTCCGTTCTTTTTTACCCTGTACAATTTGAAGGCCTTGAAGATTCAAAACATATTGTATATACAAGTACCACACCAAATCAACAAATAATCCCCGGTGTTACCTGGTGCATGCAGCATCTTGGGAAAAAATTTTTTCTTGTCGGATCCGATCACATACTTCATGAGATAATTAAAGATGTTGTATTCGCCTATAATGGAACAATTGTAGGAGAAGAATATCTTGCTCTTAATGATAAAAATATCAATCCCATTGTACAAAAAATTGTTGATTCAAAGCCGGACGTTATTTTAAACAATCTCGAAGGTGATTCTAATATTCTTTTTTTTACGGAACTGCGTAGAAGAGGCATAACACCGGAAAAAATACCAACCATGTCATTCAGTATCTCTGAACCGGAATTACAGCTTTTCAACACAGATTCCATGACCGGAGACTATGCAGCATGGAGCTATTTTGAACGTATTGATACTCTTGAGAACAAAATATTTGTGAAGAAATTTGAAGACATGTATGGTGAAAAACAAACTGTCAGCGATGCTATGGAAGCGGCTTATTTTGGTGTGTATTTATGGAAACAAGCGGTAGAAAAAGCACAATCAACAGAACCTAAGCTTGTTCTTCCTGCACTGTATAATCAAGCATTTAATGCTCCACAGGGAATTATTCATATTGCTGAAAAATCACTGCAAACATGGAGTTTGGGACGCGTTGGCAAAATTCGATCAGACAAACAATTTACTATTTTGTGGAGCTCTCAAAAATCAATAAAACCTGAGCCTTATCCCCCAACAAGATCTATTGATGAATGGCATGCCGCGCGAGCAAAAATAAGCGAATTGGAAAGTAGACAATGA
- the uvrA gene encoding excinuclease ABC subunit UvrA: MIRNIVCPLRCGLSTTRDITKIIVHGAKEHNLKNICFEIPKGKLVALTGPSGSGKSSIATDILQKECIRQYLESLGMTTDHIEKAKVDILMGLSPSIGVSQRVTDFNPRSTVGTKTGILTILRNMFAAMGYQPCTSCERVVKQPLQDKNKLVTIEIEEKTDSSKKRKKSYFNCPHCNTKLEKLTMAHFSSNTIVGACEACKGLGEVISVDLSCLLNEERSIRNGGVNFWDEALAKYYEGVILAASKHYNFLFDAETPMQNYTQEQRNFLLYGISFPDFVKAYKHTKAPKKVSEGLFEGVVPGLLNLYKNNPAKASDNIKKYIVNEPCAECEATGLARIGKKVTIFGKTIVDVIRLNLSEFLQWLCDLNESISEDELQVFAAFADALQKRTSNLIEVGLHYVSLNRTLPSLSAGESQRVRLASLLGSELTGVLYVVDEPTTGLHPHDTAKLLKTLRMIQEAGNTVLVIEHDVDVIKNADFIIDMGPGGGSQGGEVIVSGTPADVMACERSITGKYLAKKPFVDLNTVARQNKEKLVVHGANEHNLKNIDVIIPLKQLVVLTGVSGSGKSTFLFDIVDKAARQYFNNASTVPGKYTSIDGLDYFDRIVNVDQVTIGSRSSRSNVATYTKLFDYIRDVFASLPEAKIRGFNAKDFSFNVSEKRCENCDGAGVVEVDMTFMPNIEEECPVCNGTRFNEKLLEVKFQGYNIANILDMTVNDAIAAFRDEKKIFAILDLMRQVDLGHLKLGQSTATLSGGEAQRIKLAAELSKSEAGNTLYLLDEPTTGLHPHEVGKLLTVFRKLISKGNTVVVIEHNLDVACEADTIIDFGPGGGIAGGTIVATGTPQEIIENRDSLTGQSLKDYITGNGLNNS; encoded by the coding sequence ATGATTAGAAATATTGTTTGTCCTTTAAGATGTGGATTGTCTACTACTCGAGATATAACTAAAATTATTGTTCATGGTGCAAAAGAACATAATTTAAAAAATATTTGTTTTGAGATTCCTAAAGGTAAATTAGTTGCGTTAACGGGACCTTCTGGTTCAGGTAAATCTTCTATAGCAACTGATATTCTTCAAAAAGAATGTATTAGACAATATTTAGAATCACTTGGTATGACTACAGACCATATAGAAAAAGCAAAAGTAGATATTCTTATGGGATTGTCTCCTTCAATAGGGGTTTCTCAGCGTGTAACTGATTTTAATCCTCGTTCTACGGTTGGTACCAAAACAGGTATTCTTACTATTTTAAGAAATATGTTTGCAGCTATGGGATATCAGCCTTGTACAAGTTGTGAAAGAGTTGTTAAACAACCTTTGCAAGACAAAAATAAACTCGTAACAATTGAAATAGAAGAAAAAACTGATTCTTCAAAAAAAAGAAAGAAAAGTTATTTTAATTGTCCCCATTGCAATACCAAATTAGAAAAGCTCACTATGGCTCATTTTTCATCTAATACTATAGTGGGAGCATGCGAAGCTTGTAAGGGATTAGGTGAAGTTATTAGCGTTGATCTTTCATGTTTGCTTAATGAAGAAAGATCGATTAGAAATGGCGGGGTAAATTTTTGGGATGAAGCATTAGCAAAGTATTATGAAGGCGTTATACTCGCTGCTAGTAAGCATTATAATTTTTTATTTGATGCCGAGACACCGATGCAAAATTATACACAAGAACAAAGAAATTTTTTACTGTATGGGATTAGTTTTCCAGATTTTGTTAAAGCGTATAAACATACTAAAGCTCCGAAGAAAGTTAGCGAAGGTCTTTTTGAAGGGGTTGTTCCTGGTTTGTTGAATTTATATAAAAATAATCCTGCAAAAGCCTCAGATAATATTAAAAAATATATTGTAAATGAGCCATGTGCTGAATGTGAAGCAACAGGTTTGGCGAGAATTGGTAAAAAAGTAACCATTTTCGGAAAAACTATTGTAGATGTGATTAGGCTTAATTTAAGTGAATTTCTTCAATGGCTATGTGATTTAAATGAGTCAATTTCAGAAGATGAATTGCAAGTATTTGCAGCCTTTGCTGATGCATTACAAAAAAGAACCTCCAATTTGATAGAAGTTGGATTGCATTATGTAAGTTTGAATCGTACACTTCCTTCCTTATCCGCCGGAGAATCACAAAGAGTAAGATTGGCTAGTTTACTTGGTAGCGAGCTTACTGGCGTGTTATACGTTGTAGATGAACCAACAACAGGTTTGCATCCTCATGATACTGCAAAGTTATTAAAAACATTGCGAATGATACAAGAAGCAGGTAATACCGTTTTGGTTATTGAGCATGATGTTGATGTTATTAAGAATGCAGATTTTATCATAGATATGGGACCCGGCGGAGGTAGTCAAGGTGGGGAAGTTATAGTTTCTGGTACACCAGCAGATGTTATGGCTTGCGAAAGATCGATTACAGGTAAATATTTGGCTAAGAAGCCATTTGTTGATTTAAATACTGTTGCTCGCCAGAATAAGGAAAAATTAGTTGTACATGGAGCGAATGAACATAATTTAAAGAATATTGATGTCATTATTCCGTTAAAACAACTTGTGGTATTAACAGGGGTATCTGGTTCGGGAAAATCAACGTTCTTATTTGATATTGTGGATAAAGCAGCAAGACAATACTTTAATAATGCAAGTACAGTTCCGGGAAAATATACTTCTATTGATGGTTTAGATTATTTCGATCGAATAGTAAATGTTGATCAAGTTACGATAGGTTCAAGATCATCGCGGTCTAATGTAGCAACTTATACTAAACTTTTTGATTATATTCGAGATGTATTTGCATCTTTGCCAGAAGCAAAAATTCGTGGTTTTAATGCTAAAGATTTTTCTTTTAATGTTTCTGAGAAGCGTTGTGAAAATTGTGATGGTGCTGGTGTAGTAGAAGTTGATATGACATTCATGCCTAATATTGAAGAAGAATGTCCAGTTTGTAATGGAACGCGATTTAATGAGAAATTATTAGAGGTTAAATTTCAGGGATATAATATTGCAAACATTTTAGATATGACGGTAAATGACGCTATTGCTGCATTTAGAGATGAGAAAAAGATTTTTGCGATTTTAGATTTAATGAGGCAAGTTGATTTAGGACATTTAAAATTAGGCCAATCTACTGCAACGTTATCAGGCGGAGAGGCACAAAGAATTAAGTTGGCTGCTGAATTATCTAAGTCTGAAGCTGGTAATACATTGTATTTATTAGATGAACCAACAACAGGGTTGCATCCTCATGAAGTGGGAAAATTGCTTACTGTATTTAGGAAATTGATATCTAAAGGAAATACGGTGGTAGTTATTGAGCATAATTTGGATGTTGCTTGTGAGGCAGATACTATTATTGATTTTGGTCCAGGTGGCGGAATAGCAGGAGGTACAATTGTTGCAACAGGTACACCTCAAGAAATTATAGAAAATCGAGATTCATTAACCGGACAATCCTTGAAGGATTATATAACAGGTAACGGTCTTAACAATAGTTAA
- a CDS encoding toxin C-terminal domain-containing protein → MKRLVRLIFLLFFVVFYSFNTVCIIENIPYKPLPSSLPPFFSSFSAKQRYNQEGFCGNTLVQTPRGYKQIKNLVRGDVVIDYEGQEKRIVAIAKKYVDQYVEFVVDNTAVYSGADQCYYTTSFGLWFSGQRVYPGVTLLNSKSESYEVTHKRVVCKKAFLYCLTVKDHTFSIAPHGLCVHNCEALAMGVSSMCLGNVIVINPIVAAIGAAIALSTIGHRAYQAYIQQYQPSDQKIVLPSDVVLAERSYYNQRTTALEGMKQELLSIKNGLENIKAFCGAHSESFTYQFLQKHSTSNAYCYNQFLKISDKNEALLSNQQKENLRILREIDLQYREQEIIDLQCILALHVDELIKQVDTARNEYTQAREHISNATALWNNNLSKMTYAIALQSYKADLLEEHLLDNFAQNLNELKIVAQYYTHCMNVMCVEQSTNVIDVLEKILPVIIECDQWVATKKVRVATKIAVSEKHFAGRGILITDLKSGTKNELARGRRNTNAQALADAKNKLASIVSAGGPNKNNKKNDDKDESNKDSSNEKNILKTTKEATEAAEKLGFEKTNYYSQRQPVFKKGNTYITPDRSGHNGGVWKMANSVKNLESRTVRMGTYDKHLNRIGD, encoded by the coding sequence ATGAAGCGTCTCGTTCGGTTAATTTTTTTATTGTTTTTTGTTGTTTTTTATTCATTTAACACGGTTTGTATTATTGAAAACATACCTTATAAACCATTGCCTTCATCATTACCGCCTTTTTTTTCTAGTTTTTCTGCTAAACAACGTTATAACCAAGAGGGATTTTGCGGAAATACATTGGTACAAACGCCTCGCGGATATAAGCAAATTAAAAATCTTGTTAGGGGTGATGTTGTTATAGATTACGAAGGACAAGAAAAAAGAATAGTTGCCATAGCAAAAAAATATGTGGATCAGTATGTGGAGTTTGTAGTAGATAATACCGCTGTTTATAGTGGAGCTGATCAATGTTATTATACTACATCATTTGGGTTGTGGTTTTCAGGACAGAGAGTGTATCCAGGTGTAACGTTGTTAAATAGTAAAAGTGAGTCTTATGAAGTAACGCATAAGAGAGTGGTATGCAAAAAAGCATTTTTGTATTGTCTTACGGTAAAAGATCATACTTTTTCTATTGCCCCACATGGATTATGTGTACACAATTGCGAGGCACTTGCTATGGGCGTTTCGAGTATGTGTTTAGGCAATGTCATAGTAATCAATCCTATTGTTGCGGCGATTGGCGCTGCTATTGCCTTATCTACTATTGGGCATAGGGCTTATCAGGCATACATCCAACAGTATCAACCTTCCGATCAAAAAATTGTACTACCCTCCGATGTAGTTCTTGCTGAACGTTCTTATTATAATCAAAGAACAACCGCTTTAGAGGGAATGAAACAAGAATTACTTTCTATTAAAAATGGCTTAGAAAATATTAAAGCTTTTTGTGGCGCTCATTCAGAAAGTTTTACCTATCAATTCTTACAAAAACATAGTACTTCGAATGCCTATTGTTACAATCAGTTTTTGAAAATTTCTGATAAAAATGAGGCATTGCTATCAAATCAGCAAAAAGAAAACCTGAGGATATTGCGAGAAATTGATTTACAATACCGTGAGCAAGAAATCATAGATCTGCAATGCATTCTAGCCCTACATGTTGATGAGCTTATAAAACAAGTAGACACTGCTCGTAATGAATATACGCAAGCGAGAGAGCATATAAGTAATGCTACAGCCTTATGGAATAATAATCTCAGCAAGATGACTTATGCCATAGCATTGCAGTCGTATAAAGCAGACCTTCTGGAAGAGCACCTACTTGATAATTTTGCTCAAAATCTGAATGAATTAAAGATAGTAGCTCAGTATTATACTCATTGTATGAATGTCATGTGTGTAGAACAAAGCACAAATGTTATCGATGTTTTGGAGAAAATACTGCCAGTAATTATTGAATGTGATCAATGGGTGGCAACGAAAAAAGTTCGCGTTGCCACAAAGATTGCTGTATCAGAAAAGCATTTTGCTGGTCGAGGTATTTTAATAACTGATCTTAAGAGCGGAACAAAAAATGAGCTTGCACGGGGTCGTAGGAATACTAATGCACAAGCTCTTGCTGACGCTAAAAATAAATTAGCAAGTATAGTTTCTGCTGGGGGTCCTAATAAAAATAATAAAAAAAATGATGATAAGGATGAATCTAACAAAGATTCATCCAACGAAAAAAATATTCTTAAGACAACAAAAGAGGCGACAGAAGCAGCAGAAAAATTAGGGTTTGAAAAAACTAATTATTATTCTCAGAGGCAGCCTGTATTCAAAAAAGGAAATACATATATAACACCTGATAGATCTGGGCACAACGGTGGTGTATGGAAAATGGCTAATTCTGTTAAAAATTTAGAGAGTAGAACAGTGAGAATGGGCACTTATGATAAACATCTAAATCGAATTGGAGATTAA